The following proteins are co-located in the Nerophis lumbriciformis linkage group LG22, RoL_Nlum_v2.1, whole genome shotgun sequence genome:
- the LOC133615515 gene encoding ubiquitin carboxyl-terminal hydrolase 22 isoform X1, which translates to MSPAGCSHVNAYKVDNWKQNLRVIYQCFVWSGTAETRRRKVLQSDAGWTELAKSCICHMCGAHLNRLHSCLYCVFFGCFTKKHIHEHAKNKRHNLAIDLLYGGIYCFVCQDYIYDKDMEQIAKEEQRKAWKLQGIGEKYTTWEPTKRELELLRHNPKRRKITTNCTIGLRGLINLGNTCFMNCIVQALTHTPLLRDFFLSDRHKCEMQSNSCLVCEMSQLFQEFYSGHRSPHIPFRLLHLVWTHARHLAGYEQQDAHEFLIAALDVLHRHCKGDSIRDNDNGKKANNPNHCNCIIDQIFTGGLQSDVTCQVCHGVSTTIDPFWDISLDLPGSSTPFWPLSPGGDGGTVNGESHPSGSTTLTDCLRRFTRPEHLGSSAKIKCGGCHSYQESTKQLTMKKLPIVACFHLKRFEHSAKLRRKITTYVSFPLELDMTPFMASSKESRMNGQYQQTVDVLNNDNKYSLFAVVNHQGTLESGHYTSFIRQHKDQWFKCDDAIITKASIKDVLDSEGYLLFYHKQFLEYE; encoded by the exons GCCAAGTCCTGTATCTGTCACATGTGCGGTGCCCATCTGAACAGACTCCACTCTTGTCTGTACTGCGTCTTTTTCGGCTGTTTTACCAAGAAACACATTCACGAACACGCCAAAAACAAGAGACACAATCTAG CTATAGACTTATTATACGGCGGAATATATTGTTTTGTGTGTCAAGACTACATATACGACAAAGATATGGAGCAGATTGCCAAAGAGGAGCAGAGGAAAGCCTGGAAATTGCAAG GCATAGGTGAGAAATACACAACATGGGAGCCCACGAAGCGAGAGCTGGAATTACTACGGCACAATCCAAAGCGGAGGAAAATCACTACGAACTGTACCATAG GTTTACGAGGGTTAATAAATCTGGGCAACACGTGCTTCATGAACTGTATCGTCCAGGCCCTCACGCACACACCGCTCCTACGAGACTTCTTCCTCTCCGACAGGCACAAGTGCGAGATGCAATCCAACTCCTGTCTGGTGTGCGAGATGTCGCAGCTCTTTCAGGAG TTCTACTCGGGCCACCGATCGCCTCACATTCCCTTCCGGCTGCTGCACCTGGTGTGGACGCACGCCCGCCACCTTGCAGGCTACGAGCAGCAGGACGCCCACGAGTTTCTCATTGCGGCGCTGGATGTTCTCCACAGGCACTGCAAGGGGGACAGTATAA GAGACAACGACAACGGGAAGAAGGCCAATAATCCAAACCACTGTAACTGCATCATCGACCAAATCTTCACCGGGGGGCTACAGTCGGACGTCACCTGTCAGGTTTGCCA TGGGGTGTCCACAACGATAGACCCCTTCTGGGACATCAGTTTGGACCTGCCCGGCTCATCGACACCCTTCTGGCCCCTCAGTCCTGGAGGGGATGGCGGCACTGTTAACGGAGAGAGCCACCCGTCGGGGTCCACGACGCTCACAGACTGCCTGCGCAG GTTTACGCGGCCTGAGCATCTCGGTAGCAGTGCCAAAATCAAGTGTGGCGGTTGCCATAGTTACCAGGAGTCCACCAAACAGCTGACTATGAAGAAGCTGCCTATTGTAGCATGTTTCCATCTCAAA CGGTTCGAGCACTCTGCCAAACTGCGGAGGAAGATCACTACATACGTTTCCTTTCCTCTGGAATTGGACATGACACCCTTCATGGCATCCAG CAAAGAGAGCAGAATGAACGGGCAGTATCAACAGACGGTTGACGtgttaaataatgataataa GTATTCCTTGTTTGCGGTGGTCAACCACCAAGGCACGTTAGAGAGTGGTCACTACACCAGCTTCATTCGCCAGCACAAGGACCAGTGGTTCAAATGTGACGACGCCATCATCACCAAGGCCAGCATTAAGGATGTTCTTGATAGTGAAGG GTATCTCTTATTCTACCATAAACAGTTCCTGGAGTACGAGTAG
- the LOC133615515 gene encoding ubiquitin carboxyl-terminal hydrolase 22 isoform X2, with protein sequence MSPAGCSHVNAYKVDNWKQNLRVIYQCFVWSGTAETRRRKAKSCICHMCGAHLNRLHSCLYCVFFGCFTKKHIHEHAKNKRHNLAIDLLYGGIYCFVCQDYIYDKDMEQIAKEEQRKAWKLQGIGEKYTTWEPTKRELELLRHNPKRRKITTNCTIGLRGLINLGNTCFMNCIVQALTHTPLLRDFFLSDRHKCEMQSNSCLVCEMSQLFQEFYSGHRSPHIPFRLLHLVWTHARHLAGYEQQDAHEFLIAALDVLHRHCKGDSIRDNDNGKKANNPNHCNCIIDQIFTGGLQSDVTCQVCHGVSTTIDPFWDISLDLPGSSTPFWPLSPGGDGGTVNGESHPSGSTTLTDCLRRFTRPEHLGSSAKIKCGGCHSYQESTKQLTMKKLPIVACFHLKRFEHSAKLRRKITTYVSFPLELDMTPFMASSKESRMNGQYQQTVDVLNNDNKYSLFAVVNHQGTLESGHYTSFIRQHKDQWFKCDDAIITKASIKDVLDSEGYLLFYHKQFLEYE encoded by the exons GCCAAGTCCTGTATCTGTCACATGTGCGGTGCCCATCTGAACAGACTCCACTCTTGTCTGTACTGCGTCTTTTTCGGCTGTTTTACCAAGAAACACATTCACGAACACGCCAAAAACAAGAGACACAATCTAG CTATAGACTTATTATACGGCGGAATATATTGTTTTGTGTGTCAAGACTACATATACGACAAAGATATGGAGCAGATTGCCAAAGAGGAGCAGAGGAAAGCCTGGAAATTGCAAG GCATAGGTGAGAAATACACAACATGGGAGCCCACGAAGCGAGAGCTGGAATTACTACGGCACAATCCAAAGCGGAGGAAAATCACTACGAACTGTACCATAG GTTTACGAGGGTTAATAAATCTGGGCAACACGTGCTTCATGAACTGTATCGTCCAGGCCCTCACGCACACACCGCTCCTACGAGACTTCTTCCTCTCCGACAGGCACAAGTGCGAGATGCAATCCAACTCCTGTCTGGTGTGCGAGATGTCGCAGCTCTTTCAGGAG TTCTACTCGGGCCACCGATCGCCTCACATTCCCTTCCGGCTGCTGCACCTGGTGTGGACGCACGCCCGCCACCTTGCAGGCTACGAGCAGCAGGACGCCCACGAGTTTCTCATTGCGGCGCTGGATGTTCTCCACAGGCACTGCAAGGGGGACAGTATAA GAGACAACGACAACGGGAAGAAGGCCAATAATCCAAACCACTGTAACTGCATCATCGACCAAATCTTCACCGGGGGGCTACAGTCGGACGTCACCTGTCAGGTTTGCCA TGGGGTGTCCACAACGATAGACCCCTTCTGGGACATCAGTTTGGACCTGCCCGGCTCATCGACACCCTTCTGGCCCCTCAGTCCTGGAGGGGATGGCGGCACTGTTAACGGAGAGAGCCACCCGTCGGGGTCCACGACGCTCACAGACTGCCTGCGCAG GTTTACGCGGCCTGAGCATCTCGGTAGCAGTGCCAAAATCAAGTGTGGCGGTTGCCATAGTTACCAGGAGTCCACCAAACAGCTGACTATGAAGAAGCTGCCTATTGTAGCATGTTTCCATCTCAAA CGGTTCGAGCACTCTGCCAAACTGCGGAGGAAGATCACTACATACGTTTCCTTTCCTCTGGAATTGGACATGACACCCTTCATGGCATCCAG CAAAGAGAGCAGAATGAACGGGCAGTATCAACAGACGGTTGACGtgttaaataatgataataa GTATTCCTTGTTTGCGGTGGTCAACCACCAAGGCACGTTAGAGAGTGGTCACTACACCAGCTTCATTCGCCAGCACAAGGACCAGTGGTTCAAATGTGACGACGCCATCATCACCAAGGCCAGCATTAAGGATGTTCTTGATAGTGAAGG GTATCTCTTATTCTACCATAAACAGTTCCTGGAGTACGAGTAG
- the LOC133615516 gene encoding somatostatin receptor type 2-like: MDSWIFPSSPPNMSDHLMYDSFLPANESDPQRNDTDQSFNRTSTVVITCMYFLVCAMGLCGNALVIYVILRYAKMKTVTNIYILNLAVADVLFMLGLPFIAIQLALVHWPFGPVLCRVVMTVDSLNQFTSIFCLMVMSIDRYLAVVHPIRSTKWRKPRMAKTINLTVWGVSLLVNLPIVIYSGVITKPDGCFCTIVWPEPQEAYYTAFMFYTFILGFFLPLLVICLCYLFIIIKVKSSGIRVSSSSKRRRSERKVTRMVSIVVAVFVFCWLPFYVFNVTSVTGTISTTPVLRSTFAFVVVLGYANSCANPILYAFLSENFKKSFQNVLCLKKVGGLDEAERSDSRQDKSRMMADPTETQSTLLNGDLQTSI, encoded by the coding sequence ATGGACTCGTGGATCTTTCCGTCGTCCCCTCCGAACATGTCGGATCACCTCATGTACGACAGCTTCCTGCCGGCCAACGAGTCCGACCCGCAGAGGAACGACACGGACCAGAGCTTCAACCGGACCAGCACGGTGGTCATCACCTGCATGTACTTCTTGGTGTGCGCCATGGGCCTGTGCGGCAACGCGCTGGTCATCTACGTCATCCTGCGCTACGCCAAGATGAAGACAGTCACCAACATCTACATCCTCAACTTGGCGGTGGCCGACGTCCTCTTCATGCTGGGCCTGCCGTTCATCGCCATCCAGTTGGCGCTGGTCCACTGGCCGTTCGGCCCGGTGCTGTGCAGGGTGGTGATGACCGTCGACTCGCTCAACCAGTTCACCTCCATCTTCTGCCTGATGGTGATGAGCATCGACCGCTACCTGGCCGTGGTGCATCCCATCAGGTCCACCAAGTGGCGCAAGCCCCGCATGGCGAAGACCATCAACCTGACGGTGTGGGGGGTGTCTCTGCTGGTTAACCTGCCCATCGTCATCTACAGCGGCGTCATCACCAAACCCGACGGCTGCTTCTGCACCATCGTCTGGCCCGAGCCCCAGGAAGCCTACTACACCGCCTTCATGTTCTACACCTTCATCCTGGGCTTCTTCCTGCCCCTCCTGGTCATCTGCCTCTGCTacctcttcatcatcatcaagGTGAAGTCGTCGGGAATCCGCGTCAGCTCCTCCTCCAAAAGACGGCGCTCGGAGCGGAAAGTCACCCGCATGGTGTCCATCGTGGTGGCCGTTTTCGTCTTCTGCTGGCTGCCCTTCTACGTCTTCAACGTGACCTCGGTGACGGGCACCATCAGCACCACCCCCGTGCTGCGCAGCACCTTCGCCTTCGTGGTGGTGCTGGGCTACGCCAACAGCTGCGCCAACCCCATCCTGTACGCCTTCTTGTCGGAGAACTTCAAGAAGAGCTTCCAGAACGTCCTGTGCCTCAAGAAGGTGGGCGGTCTGGACGAGGCGGAACGCAGCGACAGTCGACAGGACAAGTCCCGCATGATGGCGGACCCCACGGAAACACAAAGTACTCTCCTGAACGGGGACCTGCAGACCAGCATCTGA